One genomic segment of Pandoraea sputorum includes these proteins:
- a CDS encoding helix-turn-helix domain-containing protein, whose product MTDTDSKDIDPYLRRRLAEHVRRFRLERAISQELLSVKCGFHRTYVSQIERATTNITLDNLQKLALGLEVDPSELLSR is encoded by the coding sequence ATGACCGACACAGACAGCAAAGACATCGACCCTTACCTCAGGCGCCGGCTGGCAGAGCATGTCAGGCGATTTCGGTTGGAGAGGGCCATCTCTCAAGAATTGCTCAGCGTCAAATGTGGCTTCCACCGGACATATGTAAGCCAGATTGAACGAGCTACGACCAACATTACGCTCGACAATCTGCAGAAACTTGCTCTCGGGCTCGAGGTAGACCCTTCAGAGTTACTCAGCCGTTAG
- the uvrA gene encoding excinuclease ABC subunit UvrA, translating into METIRIRGARTHNLKNVSLDLPRHQLVVITGLSGSGKSSLAFDTLYAEGQRRYVESLSAYARQFLQLMEKPDVDLIEGLSPAISIEQKATSHNPRSTVGTVTEIHDYLRLLYARVGTPYCPDHGLPLESQSVSQMVDAVLALPEDTKLMILAPIVVDRKGEHADLFESMQAQGFVRFRIRSGGGAANEGTARVYDIESLPKLKKTEKHSVDVVIDRIKVRADLKQRLAESFETALRLADGRAIALEMDTDKEHVFSSKFACPVCSYSLQELEPRLFSFNNPMGACPTCDGLGQMTFFDPKRVVAFPALSLASGAIKGWDRRNQFYFQMLQSLAAFYDFDVDTPFEDMPEETQKIVLYGSGEQEIPFTYVNEKGRTSVRSHAFEGIIPNLERRYRETDSVAVREELAKYQNNRACPDCEGSRLRREARFVKVGEGKQARAIYEIGNLPLRETLGYFHELVLHGAKREIADKIVKEIVARLTFLNNVGLDYLSLERSADTLSGGEAQRIRLASQIGSGLTGVMYVLDEPSIGLHQRDNDRLIGTLKHLRDLGNSVIVVEHDEDMILASDYVVDMGLGAGIHGGTVIAQGSPQQIENAAESLTGQYLSGARRIEVPTERRAPGEDYLRIVDATGNNLKNVNLDLPVGLLTCVTGVSGSGKSTLINDTLYHAVARHLYGSSAEPAPYEQIDGLEHFDKVINVDQSPIGRTPRSNPATYTGLFTPIRELFAGVPAAKERGYDPGRFSFNVKGGRCEACQGDGVIKVEMHFLPDVYVPCDVCHGKRYNRETLEVQYKGRNISEVLDMTVEQAHEFFKPVPVVARKLKTLLDVGLGYIRLGQSATTLSGGEAQRVKLSLELSKRDTGRTLYILDEPTTGLHFHDIELLLTVIHRLRDQGNTVVIIEHNLDVIKTADWVIDLGPEGGAGGGQIIAQGTPEQVAASKASFTGKYLAPLLKRGK; encoded by the coding sequence ATGGAAACCATTCGTATTCGTGGGGCTCGCACCCACAACCTCAAGAACGTCAGTCTCGACCTGCCGCGTCACCAGCTCGTGGTGATCACCGGCCTGTCGGGCTCCGGCAAGTCGTCGCTCGCTTTCGATACGCTCTACGCGGAAGGTCAGCGTCGCTACGTCGAAAGCCTGTCGGCATATGCCCGTCAGTTCCTGCAACTGATGGAAAAACCCGACGTCGATCTCATCGAAGGACTTTCGCCTGCGATCTCGATCGAACAGAAGGCCACGTCGCACAACCCGCGCTCGACCGTTGGCACGGTCACCGAAATTCACGACTACCTGCGTCTGCTCTATGCACGCGTGGGTACGCCGTACTGCCCCGATCACGGGTTGCCGCTCGAATCGCAAAGCGTTTCTCAAATGGTCGACGCCGTGCTCGCGCTGCCCGAAGACACCAAGCTCATGATCCTCGCGCCGATCGTCGTCGATCGTAAGGGCGAGCATGCCGACCTCTTCGAATCGATGCAGGCACAGGGCTTCGTGCGCTTTCGCATCCGCTCGGGCGGCGGCGCGGCCAACGAAGGCACGGCGCGCGTGTACGACATCGAATCTCTGCCCAAGCTCAAGAAGACGGAAAAACACTCCGTCGACGTGGTCATCGACCGCATCAAGGTACGCGCCGATCTGAAGCAACGTCTGGCCGAGTCGTTCGAGACAGCGCTGCGTCTGGCCGACGGCCGTGCGATTGCGCTGGAAATGGATACGGACAAGGAGCACGTCTTCAGCTCGAAGTTCGCATGCCCGGTGTGCTCGTATTCGTTGCAGGAACTCGAACCGCGTCTGTTCTCGTTCAACAACCCGATGGGCGCATGCCCGACCTGCGACGGTCTGGGACAGATGACGTTCTTCGATCCGAAGCGCGTCGTCGCCTTCCCTGCACTGTCGCTCGCGTCCGGCGCGATCAAGGGCTGGGACCGGCGCAACCAGTTCTACTTCCAGATGCTGCAAAGCCTCGCAGCGTTCTACGACTTCGACGTCGACACCCCCTTCGAGGACATGCCCGAAGAGACGCAGAAGATCGTGCTGTACGGCTCAGGCGAGCAGGAGATTCCGTTCACCTACGTGAACGAGAAGGGCCGCACGTCGGTGCGCTCGCATGCCTTCGAGGGCATCATCCCGAACCTCGAGCGGCGTTATCGCGAAACCGACTCGGTCGCCGTTCGCGAAGAGCTTGCCAAGTATCAGAACAACCGCGCTTGCCCCGATTGCGAAGGCAGCCGCCTGCGCCGCGAGGCTCGCTTCGTCAAAGTGGGCGAAGGCAAGCAGGCACGCGCCATCTACGAGATCGGCAATCTGCCGTTGCGCGAAACGCTCGGCTACTTCCACGAACTGGTGCTGCACGGCGCGAAGCGCGAGATTGCCGACAAGATCGTCAAGGAAATCGTGGCACGTCTCACGTTCCTGAATAACGTCGGTCTCGACTACCTTTCGCTGGAACGTAGCGCCGACACGCTCTCGGGCGGCGAGGCGCAACGGATTCGTCTCGCGTCGCAAATCGGCTCGGGCCTGACAGGCGTGATGTATGTGCTCGACGAGCCGTCCATCGGCCTGCATCAGCGCGATAACGACCGCCTCATCGGCACGCTCAAGCATCTGCGCGATCTCGGCAACTCGGTGATCGTGGTCGAGCACGACGAGGACATGATTCTGGCGAGTGACTACGTCGTCGACATGGGACTCGGCGCAGGCATTCACGGCGGCACCGTGATTGCGCAGGGCAGCCCCCAACAGATCGAGAATGCTGCGGAATCGCTGACGGGCCAGTACCTCTCGGGCGCGCGACGCATCGAAGTGCCGACCGAGCGTCGTGCACCGGGCGAGGACTATCTGCGCATCGTCGACGCCACGGGCAACAATCTGAAGAACGTCAACCTGGACCTGCCGGTCGGCCTGCTGACGTGCGTGACGGGCGTATCCGGCTCGGGTAAATCCACGCTCATCAACGACACGCTGTATCACGCCGTTGCACGCCATCTGTATGGCTCGTCGGCCGAGCCGGCACCGTATGAGCAGATCGATGGACTGGAACACTTCGACAAGGTCATCAACGTCGACCAGTCGCCCATCGGGCGTACGCCGCGCTCGAACCCTGCCACCTACACGGGGCTGTTCACGCCGATTCGCGAACTGTTCGCCGGTGTGCCTGCGGCCAAGGAACGTGGTTACGACCCGGGCCGCTTCTCGTTCAACGTGAAGGGCGGACGCTGTGAAGCCTGTCAGGGCGACGGCGTCATCAAGGTCGAGATGCACTTCCTGCCGGACGTGTACGTGCCGTGCGACGTCTGCCACGGCAAGCGCTACAACCGCGAAACGCTCGAAGTCCAGTACAAGGGACGCAACATCTCGGAAGTGCTCGACATGACGGTCGAACAGGCGCATGAGTTCTTCAAGCCGGTGCCGGTCGTCGCGCGCAAGCTGAAGACGCTGCTCGACGTCGGTCTCGGCTACATCCGTCTCGGTCAGTCGGCCACCACGCTCTCGGGCGGCGAGGCACAGCGCGTGAAGCTCTCGCTAGAACTGTCCAAGCGCGACACGGGCCGTACGTTGTATATCCTTGACGAACCGACCACGGGCCTGCACTTCCACGATATCGAACTGTTGCTGACGGTGATTCACCGGTTGCGCGATCAGGGCAACACGGTCGTCATCATCGAACACAATCTCGACGTGATCAAAACGGCGGATTGGGTGATCGACCTCGGGCCGGAGGGCGGTGCGGGCGGCGGGCAGATCATTGCGCAAGGCACGCCCGAGCAAGTGGCAGCGAGCAAGGCCAGCTTCACTGGCAAGTATCTGGCGCCGTTGCTCAAGCGCGGCAAGTAA
- a CDS encoding MFS transporter, translated as MTPLEVRASASLAGIFALRMLGLFLIMPVFSVFAQTIPGGNDTFLVGLAIGIYGLTQSLLYIPYGWASDRLGRKPVIVFGLIVFAIGSLVAAMAHDLTWIIVGRAIQGAGAISSAVMACVADLTSDANRTKAMAMIGGSIGVSFAVAIVCAPFLYHWLGMSGLFSAIGILAVLAIFVVLWVVPTPPVHAKAGPAPFSEVLHNPELLRLNFGVFVLHATQTALFVAMPRMLVAAGLPVAQHWEIYLPVMGLSFIAMVPAIIAAEKRGKMKAVLLSAIALVAIAQVALGGLPPTVGVIAVVLFVYFLGFNVLEASQPSLVSKLAPGQRKGAAVGVYNTTQALGLFCGGALGGFLMTHYGQNAIFLTCAAGAFVWLIIAAPMRTPAPRQS; from the coding sequence ATGACCCCGCTAGAAGTGCGCGCCAGCGCGTCGCTCGCGGGGATTTTTGCATTGCGCATGCTCGGGCTGTTCCTGATCATGCCGGTGTTCTCGGTCTTCGCGCAGACGATTCCGGGCGGCAACGACACCTTCCTTGTCGGTTTGGCCATCGGTATCTACGGCCTGACGCAATCCCTGCTCTATATCCCGTACGGGTGGGCGTCCGATCGTCTCGGACGAAAGCCTGTCATCGTCTTCGGCCTGATCGTGTTCGCGATCGGCTCGCTGGTGGCGGCGATGGCGCACGATCTGACGTGGATAATCGTCGGCCGCGCGATTCAGGGCGCCGGGGCGATCTCGTCGGCCGTCATGGCCTGCGTGGCGGATCTGACGAGCGACGCGAACCGTACCAAGGCGATGGCGATGATCGGTGGCAGCATCGGCGTGTCGTTTGCCGTGGCTATCGTGTGTGCGCCGTTCCTGTATCACTGGCTGGGCATGAGCGGCTTGTTCTCGGCCATCGGCATACTCGCGGTGCTGGCGATTTTCGTGGTGCTGTGGGTGGTGCCCACGCCGCCGGTCCATGCCAAGGCCGGGCCTGCGCCGTTCTCGGAAGTGCTGCATAACCCGGAACTGCTGCGTCTGAACTTCGGCGTGTTCGTGCTGCACGCCACGCAGACGGCCCTTTTCGTGGCGATGCCGCGCATGCTGGTTGCGGCCGGATTGCCGGTGGCGCAGCACTGGGAGATTTATCTGCCGGTGATGGGGCTGTCGTTCATCGCGATGGTGCCTGCGATCATCGCCGCTGAAAAGCGGGGCAAGATGAAGGCGGTGCTGCTTTCGGCGATTGCGCTCGTGGCCATTGCGCAGGTAGCACTGGGCGGATTGCCGCCGACGGTCGGTGTGATTGCCGTGGTGTTGTTTGTGTACTTCCTGGGCTTCAATGTGCTCGAAGCGTCGCAGCCGTCGCTGGTGTCGAAGCTGGCGCCGGGGCAGCGTAAGGGTGCGGCGGTCGGGGTGTACAACACGACCCAGGCACTCGGCTTGTTCTGCGGTGGGGCGCTAGGGGGTTTTCTGATGACCCACTACGGTCAAAACGCAATCTTCCTGACTTGTGCGGCCGGTGCTTTCGTGTGGCTTATAATCGCCGCACCGATGAGGACGCCTGCGCCTCGTCAATCCTGA
- a CDS encoding single-stranded DNA-binding protein, producing the protein MASVNKVILVGNLGADPEVRYMPSGDAVANIRLATTDRYKDKQSGEFKEMTEWHRVSFFGRLAEIVNEYLKKGSSVYIEGRIRTRKYQAQDGTERYSTEIVADQMQMLGGRSGGGEGGGGGGYSRGGGGDEGGGGGYSRGGGGGGGGARQQAPAKQSGGGFDDMDDDIPF; encoded by the coding sequence ATGGCATCAGTCAACAAAGTGATTCTGGTCGGCAATCTGGGTGCCGACCCCGAAGTCCGCTACATGCCGAGCGGCGATGCGGTTGCGAACATTCGTCTGGCGACGACAGACCGTTACAAGGACAAGCAGTCCGGCGAATTCAAGGAAATGACGGAATGGCACCGTGTGTCGTTCTTCGGCCGTCTGGCTGAGATCGTCAACGAGTACCTGAAGAAGGGTTCGTCGGTGTATATCGAAGGCCGTATCCGTACGCGCAAGTACCAGGCGCAGGACGGCACGGAGCGCTACAGCACGGAAATCGTGGCTGACCAGATGCAGATGCTGGGTGGCCGTAGCGGCGGCGGCGAAGGTGGCGGCGGTGGCGGCTACTCGCGCGGCGGTGGTGGTGACGAAGGCGGTGGCGGCGGTTACTCGCGAGGCGGTGGTGGTGGCGGCGGCGGTGCCCGTCAGCAAGCCCCGGCCAAGCAGTCCGGCGGCGGCTTCGACGACATGGACGACGATATTCCGTTCTAA
- a CDS encoding DNA adenine methylase yields MTSVATVKPVLRWAGSKRQILPKLTGLAPQIPGRYIEPFCGSACLFLALNPSRALLGDVNAHLVAAYKALQRTPEMVASILADWDVDKETYLHLRALPTGTSAAFDAAKFLYLNRYCFNGVYRENRQGQFNVPFGGYRTGSLPGLVELRQFSARLQNAELYCGDFAKAVRSAKSNDFIYLDPPYHYGSVRNRGEYGWNAFSDTDVERLIEEVRSADERGVRILISYNQAHSLRKALPGWHLTYAPVRRSVAGFSKGRKSVREYQLRNYE; encoded by the coding sequence ATGACAAGCGTTGCGACGGTGAAGCCCGTCTTGAGATGGGCGGGTAGCAAGCGGCAGATACTTCCAAAGTTGACCGGTCTGGCGCCACAGATTCCTGGGCGCTACATCGAACCGTTCTGCGGTTCTGCCTGCCTATTTTTGGCGCTCAACCCGTCACGAGCATTGCTCGGCGACGTAAACGCTCACTTGGTCGCAGCCTACAAGGCACTGCAGCGGACACCTGAGATGGTCGCATCTATCCTCGCCGACTGGGACGTAGATAAGGAAACATACCTTCACTTGCGTGCATTGCCGACTGGCACGTCCGCGGCCTTTGATGCCGCAAAATTTCTCTACCTGAACCGCTACTGCTTTAACGGCGTATACCGTGAAAACCGCCAAGGTCAATTCAACGTACCTTTTGGGGGGTATCGGACGGGTTCACTGCCTGGTCTAGTGGAGCTGCGTCAATTCTCAGCGCGATTGCAGAACGCGGAACTTTACTGCGGTGACTTCGCGAAGGCCGTTCGGAGTGCGAAGTCGAACGATTTCATCTACCTGGACCCACCGTACCACTATGGCAGCGTCCGCAATCGCGGCGAATACGGTTGGAACGCGTTTTCGGACACTGACGTGGAGCGATTGATTGAAGAAGTCCGTTCCGCAGACGAGCGTGGTGTCCGAATCTTGATTTCATACAACCAGGCACACTCACTCCGCAAGGCACTCCCGGGCTGGCACCTGACGTATGCCCCAGTTCGTCGGAGCGTCGCCGGGTTCTCGAAGGGGCGGAAATCGGTGCGAGAGTACCAGCTCCGCAACTACGAATAG